From the Octadecabacter antarcticus 307 genome, one window contains:
- a CDS encoding corrinoid protein yields MSDDQDDIILSDLNDDDLVAQMFDDLYDGLKEEIEEAVNILLAREWTPYDVLTKALVGGMTIVGHDFRDGILFVPEVLLAANAMKGGMFILKPLLAETGAPRVGKMVIGTVKGDIHDIGKNLVSMMMEGAGFEVVDLGINNSVEKYLDAIATEEPDILGMSALLTTTMPYMKVVIDTMIEQGIRDEMIVLVGGAPLNEEFGKAIGADAYCRDAAVAVETAKTFMARKHNQGASA; encoded by the coding sequence ATGTCCGACGATCAAGATGACATCATCCTAAGCGATTTGAATGACGACGATCTCGTCGCGCAAATGTTTGACGACCTCTACGATGGCTTGAAAGAAGAAATTGAAGAAGCCGTGAACATCCTGCTGGCACGCGAATGGACGCCCTACGACGTTCTGACTAAAGCGCTGGTTGGCGGCATGACGATTGTGGGCCACGATTTCCGCGACGGCATCTTATTTGTGCCAGAAGTTCTGCTGGCCGCCAATGCCATGAAGGGCGGGATGTTCATTCTGAAACCTCTGCTGGCCGAAACTGGCGCGCCGCGTGTCGGAAAAATGGTCATCGGCACCGTAAAGGGCGACATTCACGATATCGGCAAAAACCTCGTCTCAATGATGATGGAAGGCGCCGGTTTTGAGGTCGTGGACCTTGGCATCAACAATTCGGTTGAAAAATACCTTGACGCGATCGCGACAGAGGAACCCGATATTCTCGGTATGTCCGCCCTGCTCACGACGACGATGCCCTATATGAAAGTCGTGATCGACACGATGATCGAACAAGGCATTCGCGATGAAATGATCGTGCTGGTCGGCGGCGCACCGTTGAACGAAGAATTCGGTAAAGCCATCGGCGCAGACGCCTATTGCCGCGATGCGGCCGTCGCCGTTGAAACCGCCAAGACGTTTATGGCCCGCAAACACAACCAAGGGGCTTCGGCCTAA
- a CDS encoding glutathione S-transferase family protein, with amino-acid sequence MLTLFAAKGTVAVAPHIALEETGLAYEIKWISFANNDQRAPNYLAINPKGRVPALVVVHGVLTEAPAILDYIAEITGQLMPEDIFARAKVREMIGYLAATMHINHAHGVRGARWSDDAAAHASMVAKVPETMAASCAYVETCLPDAGWLVGDYTIADIHLYNVSRWLAGDGVEIADYPKLAAHFASMQARPAVAKVAVLHG; translated from the coding sequence ATGCTGACCCTATTCGCCGCCAAAGGAACCGTCGCCGTTGCACCCCACATCGCGCTCGAAGAAACAGGCCTAGCTTACGAAATCAAGTGGATCAGCTTTGCGAACAATGACCAGAGAGCGCCAAATTATCTGGCTATAAACCCCAAAGGCCGCGTGCCGGCTTTGGTCGTAGTACATGGCGTTCTCACTGAAGCACCGGCAATTCTCGACTATATCGCGGAAATTACAGGACAATTGATGCCCGAGGATATCTTTGCACGTGCAAAAGTGCGCGAGATGATCGGGTACCTTGCGGCCACAATGCACATTAACCACGCCCACGGCGTGCGCGGAGCGCGCTGGTCCGATGACGCGGCGGCGCATGCGTCAATGGTCGCCAAAGTGCCCGAAACCATGGCGGCGTCCTGCGCTTACGTCGAAACATGCCTGCCCGATGCGGGCTGGCTGGTTGGCGACTATACCATAGCTGACATCCACCTGTACAACGTCAGCCGTTGGCTTGCAGGCGACGGTGTGGAAATCGCTGACTACCCAAAACTCGCGGCGCATTTCGCGTCCATGCAAGCCCGCCCAGCCGTGGCCAAAGTCGCAGTGCTACATGGATGA
- a CDS encoding DUF1638 domain-containing protein, whose product MDDATLTTDGLAPKGQGRILLLACGALAREILDLIKINSWSHMDLHCLPAILHVHPAKIPDAVEHAVLKHRDAYDEIFVVYADCGTGGMLQRLCDRLGVEMVQGPHCYSFFEGNEAFAAKDEIYSFYLTDFLVRQFDAFVIKPLGLDRHPELRDMYFGNYKSLVYQAQTDDPALTKLAQQHAKRLGLAFEHRLTGYGDLASALSNVTLAPTR is encoded by the coding sequence ATGGATGACGCGACCCTCACTACCGACGGCCTCGCGCCCAAAGGACAGGGCCGCATTCTCTTGTTGGCGTGCGGCGCATTGGCGCGTGAAATCCTTGATCTCATCAAGATAAACAGCTGGTCGCACATGGATCTGCACTGCCTGCCTGCGATTCTGCACGTCCACCCAGCCAAAATCCCCGATGCCGTAGAACACGCGGTTCTAAAACACCGCGATGCCTATGATGAGATCTTCGTCGTTTATGCGGATTGCGGCACTGGCGGCATGTTGCAACGGCTCTGCGACAGGCTCGGGGTTGAAATGGTGCAAGGCCCGCATTGCTATTCCTTCTTTGAAGGCAACGAAGCCTTCGCTGCGAAAGACGAGATTTACAGCTTCTACCTGACCGATTTTCTGGTCCGCCAATTCGATGCTTTCGTGATTAAACCGCTGGGTTTGGATCGCCACCCCGAATTGCGTGACATGTATTTCGGAAATTACAAATCGCTGGTCTATCAGGCCCAAACAGATGATCCCGCTTTGACCAAACTGGCACAGCAACATGCCAAACGACTGGGCCTCGCATTCGAACACCGCCTGACGGGGTATGGAGATTTGGCCAGCGCGCTGAGCAACGTCACACTGGCGCCAACACGTTAA
- a CDS encoding SufE family protein produces MATQAFEDIAETFEFLDDWEDRYAHVIDMGREMAPLDDAFKVPATKVDGCASQVWLVPKVEDGVFTFQGASDAMIVSGLIAILHALYNDLTVDDVAAVDARAEFERLGLNDHLSAQRSNGLRAMIERIRLVTT; encoded by the coding sequence ATGGCCACGCAAGCCTTCGAAGACATCGCCGAAACATTCGAGTTTCTTGACGATTGGGAAGACAGATACGCACATGTTATCGACATGGGCCGCGAGATGGCGCCGCTCGACGATGCGTTCAAAGTTCCTGCGACCAAAGTGGACGGGTGCGCGTCGCAGGTCTGGCTGGTGCCAAAGGTTGAAGATGGCGTGTTCACATTTCAGGGTGCGAGCGACGCGATGATCGTCAGTGGCTTGATCGCGATTTTGCATGCGCTGTATAATGATTTGACTGTCGACGACGTCGCTGCGGTCGATGCGCGGGCGGAATTTGAACGCTTGGGATTGAACGACCACCTGTCGGCGCAGCGGTCCAACGGGCTGCGCGCGATGATCGAACGCATCAGATTGGTGACGACGTAA